From Alphaproteobacteria bacterium, the proteins below share one genomic window:
- a CDS encoding GNAT family N-acetyltransferase codes for MSGVPIFHTARLVLRAPTRDDLPSWTRNFVDYEVIRHLADTVPWPFPARGVEYFFRNELRPCQGRERWLWGLFPRDRPAEMIGAIDLYRHGNPENRGFWLGRRYWGLGLMTEAIAPTLDYAFTELGFEKLVFSNAVGNERSRRIKEKTGARLLGIQPRGFVDPAYTQQEVWEMDRAAWLETNQVNDAR; via the coding sequence ATGAGCGGCGTTCCGATATTCCACACGGCGCGGCTGGTGCTGCGCGCGCCGACACGGGACGACCTGCCGTCCTGGACCCGGAATTTCGTCGATTACGAGGTGATCCGGCATCTGGCCGATACGGTGCCCTGGCCGTTTCCGGCGCGCGGCGTCGAATATTTCTTCCGCAACGAACTCCGCCCCTGCCAGGGCCGCGAGCGCTGGCTCTGGGGGCTGTTTCCCCGCGACCGGCCGGCGGAGATGATCGGCGCCATCGACCTGTACCGCCACGGCAACCCGGAAAACCGGGGCTTCTGGCTGGGCCGCCGCTACTGGGGGCTGGGGCTGATGACCGAAGCCATCGCGCCGACCCTCGACTACGCCTTCACCGAACTGGGCTTCGAGAAGCTGGTCTTCTCCAACGCGGTCGGCAACGAACGCTCGCGGCGCATCAAGGAAAAAACCGGCGCCCGCCTGCTCGGCATCCAGCCGCGCGGCTTCGTCGATCCCGCCTATACGCAGCAGGAAGTCTGGGAAATGGACCGGGCGGCGTGGCTGGAAACCAATCAGGTAAACGATGCTCGGTAA
- a CDS encoding SDR family oxidoreductase: protein MARGRRKKAIVAGSSGVVGRRLAEYLHGLDGWDVIGLSRREPLGGNEVPRLAVDLRDPADVRARLGHMTDVTHIFYEARFDHPEGEAESIPANLAMFRNLVDTLLPVARGLEHVHVGSGHKNYGLHVAPAPTPAREDAPRTLWPSFYYLQEDHIRALQRGQAWSWSTARPTGLCDTAPGIARGMIGLICAYAAISKELGLPLRFPGTPGNYTALYQCTDALHLAKATVWMASEPRCANQDFNVTNGDTFRWCELWPVFADYFGMECGPVQTVDLGIAMADREPVWRRIVEKHGLVRQPLDAVALWSYWKHLWTPDWDIVSSMTRARQYGFTETVDSREMFIRMFDHFRAAKVFP, encoded by the coding sequence ATGGCGCGGGGGCGGCGGAAAAAGGCGATTGTCGCGGGGTCTTCGGGCGTCGTCGGGCGGCGGCTGGCGGAATACCTGCACGGGCTGGACGGCTGGGACGTCATCGGCCTGTCGCGGCGCGAACCCCTCGGCGGCAACGAGGTGCCGCGGCTGGCCGTGGACCTGCGCGACCCGGCGGATGTCCGCGCGCGGCTTGGCCATATGACCGATGTGACGCATATCTTCTATGAGGCCCGCTTCGACCATCCCGAGGGGGAGGCGGAATCCATCCCGGCGAACCTGGCCATGTTCCGCAACCTGGTCGATACGCTGCTGCCGGTCGCGCGCGGGCTGGAGCATGTCCATGTCGGCAGCGGGCACAAGAATTACGGGCTGCATGTCGCGCCGGCGCCGACCCCGGCGCGGGAGGATGCGCCGCGCACGCTCTGGCCCAGCTTCTATTACCTTCAGGAAGACCATATCCGCGCCCTGCAGCGGGGGCAGGCATGGTCATGGTCCACCGCGCGGCCGACCGGGCTGTGCGATACCGCGCCCGGCATCGCGCGCGGCATGATCGGCCTGATCTGCGCCTATGCCGCGATCTCGAAGGAACTCGGCCTGCCGCTGCGCTTTCCCGGCACGCCGGGCAATTACACGGCGCTGTACCAGTGCACCGACGCGCTGCACCTGGCGAAGGCGACGGTGTGGATGGCGAGCGAGCCGCGCTGCGCCAACCAGGATTTCAACGTCACCAATGGCGATACCTTCCGCTGGTGCGAGTTGTGGCCCGTATTCGCCGATTATTTCGGCATGGAATGCGGCCCGGTGCAGACCGTCGACCTCGGCATCGCGATGGCGGACAGGGAGCCGGTCTGGCGGCGCATCGTGGAAAAACACGGGCTGGTCCGCCAGCCGCTGGATGCGGTGGCGCTGTGGTCCTACTGGAAACACCTGTGGACGCCGGACTGGGACATCGTCTCGTCGATGACCAGGGCGCGGCAATACGGCTTCACGGAAACTGTCGACAGCCGGGAAATGTTCATCCGCATGTTCGACCATTTCCGCGCGGCGAAGGTGTTTCCGTGA
- a CDS encoding SEC-C domain-containing protein produces MNRKEKRTRLKQPCHCGSGVRYDKCHYRRDNVAQGAIRIFQEKVNTRELFIGNHGHIRKPQLLKMGDRHIVTIGNQIFQQINPGPYNFVNAIIDCALHVFGDIFLEAEENKPFEDRHPAIQWLHAYSDHHNNTLAREDAKPEDFQFGIGAAWIRLAYDLYTIRDNAELQEIMCKRILNPDTFQAARHELWVAALFVAAGFEINFENESDNSKRHPEFIAMEKETGIEVAVEAKSRRRQGIKGFTGGNPFTKADKVGARGLVLDAYKKSGDIPLYVFIDVNLPPAPEEQQQAWFQELDDMMNDLAVEGYYDPCPAHAIFFHNDPSHFIDRLISNDTDKLWIKHYEDKNPDKLFPENIVQRIMTAHNQRAIPPENVPDF; encoded by the coding sequence ATGAATAGAAAGGAAAAGAGAACTAGATTAAAGCAACCGTGCCATTGCGGCAGTGGAGTTAGGTATGACAAATGCCATTACCGTAGAGACAACGTCGCACAGGGTGCAATTAGAATTTTTCAGGAAAAAGTAAATACTCGAGAATTGTTTATAGGCAATCATGGTCATATTCGAAAACCACAGTTACTTAAAATGGGTGACAGACATATTGTTACTATTGGAAATCAAATCTTTCAACAAATTAACCCTGGCCCTTATAATTTTGTGAATGCTATTATTGATTGCGCACTGCATGTCTTTGGTGATATTTTTTTAGAAGCAGAAGAAAATAAACCTTTTGAAGACCGCCACCCTGCCATCCAATGGCTACATGCCTATAGCGATCACCATAACAATACCCTTGCTCGTGAGGATGCAAAGCCAGAAGATTTTCAATTCGGCATAGGGGCCGCGTGGATAAGGTTGGCTTATGACCTCTACACCATTCGCGATAATGCTGAATTACAAGAGATCATGTGTAAACGCATATTAAACCCTGATACATTTCAGGCGGCTCGACATGAATTATGGGTAGCGGCTCTATTTGTCGCAGCAGGATTTGAAATTAATTTCGAAAATGAATCGGATAATTCTAAACGTCACCCTGAATTTATAGCTATGGAAAAAGAAACTGGCATCGAAGTAGCGGTTGAAGCAAAAAGCCGAAGGCGACAAGGTATTAAGGGTTTCACAGGAGGAAACCCTTTTACAAAAGCCGACAAAGTCGGTGCTCGCGGCCTTGTTTTAGATGCATATAAAAAATCTGGAGATATTCCACTATATGTTTTCATTGATGTCAATCTTCCGCCTGCACCCGAAGAACAGCAGCAAGCATGGTTTCAAGAACTCGATGATATGATGAATGATTTAGCAGTAGAGGGATATTACGACCCTTGCCCTGCTCACGCTATTTTCTTCCATAATGATCCATCACATTTCATTGATAGGTTGATTTCAAATGACACTGACAAACTATGGATCAAGCACTACGAAGATAAAAACCCAGACAAACTTTTTCCTGAAAATATTGTTCAACGGATCATGACTGCACATAATCAAAGGGCTATCCCACCTGAGAATGTACCAGATTTCTAG
- a CDS encoding sulfatase-like hydrolase/transferase gives MLASPAAAGHDPVADGFRDTRHTKEHAMPRNVLLITTDQQRYDALGCNGGTVAKTPVLDALARDGINYRQARDQCAVCMPARATILTGQHIRRHGVRSNGIPLPADHPSLTHVLHDAGYATALIGKAHFEPHAATDYFENTAAGAGSHGPHRGFDYMELAGHTGRAGRSLFHYPKWLAETHPDAVAGFHEYTARGKPSGLGGGDTGAPQVAHNPIAIEHYHTHWTARRSIDWLAKRRTDENWFCWMSFPDPHHPWDVPDDARKRFDWRDVPLPEGYPGSREACEAILSTKPHHWLDWYRGRAQFNFEVPPDYVPATTTADQIREVNAIVHAKNELIDEAVGQVMDYLAERGWAADTDIFFTADHGELQGDFGMLFKGPYHVDALTRAPLIWRPAPNRHIAPADIAAPVGHVDIAPTILAALGMDIPADMQGRPLPQSPGDRTHERVITEWYDDYDGNAVTMRSMVRNGYLVTAYAPTNQYDGSEGELYALADDPHQWRNLWDDSAMAAVKADLLADMRDNVPEGRADPLERVALV, from the coding sequence ATGCTTGCCAGTCCGGCGGCGGCGGGGCACGATCCCGTGGCCGACGGTTTCCGCGATACACGCCATACAAAGGAACACGCCATGCCCCGCAATGTCCTGCTCATCACCACCGACCAGCAGCGCTATGACGCGCTGGGCTGCAATGGCGGCACCGTGGCGAAGACGCCGGTGCTCGACGCCCTGGCGCGGGACGGGATCAACTACCGCCAGGCGCGCGACCAGTGCGCGGTCTGCATGCCGGCGCGGGCGACGATCCTGACCGGGCAGCATATCCGCAGGCACGGCGTGCGCTCCAACGGCATCCCGCTGCCGGCGGACCATCCCAGCCTGACGCATGTGCTGCACGACGCGGGCTACGCCACGGCGCTGATCGGCAAGGCGCATTTCGAACCGCATGCCGCCACCGATTATTTCGAAAACACCGCCGCCGGCGCGGGCTCGCACGGGCCGCATCGCGGCTTCGATTACATGGAACTGGCGGGGCATACCGGCCGCGCCGGGCGCTCGCTGTTCCATTACCCAAAATGGCTGGCGGAAACGCACCCGGACGCGGTCGCCGGGTTCCACGAATACACGGCCAGGGGCAAGCCGAGCGGGCTGGGCGGCGGCGATACCGGCGCGCCGCAGGTCGCCCATAACCCGATTGCCATCGAGCACTACCACACGCACTGGACCGCGCGGCGCAGCATCGACTGGCTGGCAAAACGCAGGACGGACGAGAACTGGTTCTGCTGGATGAGCTTCCCCGACCCGCACCATCCCTGGGACGTGCCGGATGATGCCCGCAAACGCTTCGACTGGCGCGACGTGCCGCTGCCCGAGGGATATCCCGGCAGCCGCGAGGCCTGCGAGGCGATTCTGTCCACCAAGCCGCATCACTGGCTGGACTGGTACCGGGGCCGGGCGCAGTTCAATTTCGAGGTGCCGCCGGATTACGTGCCCGCCACGACGACCGCCGACCAGATCCGCGAGGTCAACGCCATCGTCCACGCCAAGAACGAGCTGATCGACGAGGCGGTCGGGCAGGTCATGGATTATCTCGCCGAACGCGGCTGGGCGGCGGATACCGACATCTTCTTCACCGCCGACCACGGCGAATTGCAGGGCGATTTCGGCATGCTGTTCAAGGGGCCGTATCATGTGGACGCGCTGACCCGGGCGCCGCTGATCTGGCGCCCCGCGCCGAACCGCCACATCGCCCCCGCCGACATCGCGGCGCCGGTCGGCCATGTGGATATCGCGCCGACGATCCTGGCGGCGCTGGGCATGGATATTCCGGCCGACATGCAGGGCCGCCCCCTGCCGCAATCCCCCGGCGACCGGACGCATGAACGGGTCATCACCGAATGGTATGACGATTACGACGGCAACGCGGTCACGATGCGCAGCATGGTCCGCAACGGCTACCTGGTCACCGCCTACGCGCCGACCAACCAGTATGACGGCAGCGAGGGCGAACTCTACGCGCTGGCCGACGACCCGCACCAGTGGCGCAACCTGTGGGACGATTCGGCGATGGCGGCGGTGAAGGCGGACCTGCTGGCCGACATGCGGGACAACGTGCCGGAGGGGCGCGCCGACCCGCTGGAACGGGTGGCGCTGGTATAG
- a CDS encoding DUF3883 domain-containing protein, with the protein MAENDPTGTDWSDREVDLIVADYFDMLRLELAGEPYVKLQRNVALQELTHRSKGSIEFKHQNISAVLHELGMPWIIGYKPMANYQKALIDGIERFLDLRGEISASFGTPSHEPVHASFSEAAPLFVGAAPKPVTISRVENPTLNRLVRKFDPAARDARNRALGKRGEERVFFSERARLIAEDRVDLARKIRWVSEEDGDGAGYDILSFNRTGGERLLEVKTTTGHELTPFYLSENERQVSVERSDVFNLVRLYDFARTPKAFELRPPLEESVMLRPINYRASFT; encoded by the coding sequence ATGGCTGAAAACGACCCGACCGGAACCGACTGGAGCGATAGAGAGGTCGATCTGATCGTCGCTGATTATTTCGACATGCTCCGGCTTGAATTGGCCGGTGAGCCTTACGTCAAGTTACAACGCAACGTCGCACTTCAAGAATTGACCCACCGTTCCAAAGGGTCGATCGAGTTCAAACACCAGAACATCAGCGCTGTCCTGCATGAACTCGGCATGCCCTGGATCATTGGTTACAAGCCAATGGCCAATTACCAAAAAGCGCTAATAGATGGCATAGAGCGTTTCTTGGACCTGCGGGGTGAAATTTCGGCATCATTCGGTACGCCATCGCACGAACCCGTTCATGCAAGTTTCAGCGAAGCTGCGCCATTGTTCGTCGGGGCCGCACCAAAACCGGTTACGATCTCGCGGGTGGAGAATCCCACCCTGAACCGGCTGGTACGCAAATTCGATCCGGCGGCGCGCGATGCCCGGAACCGTGCATTGGGGAAACGAGGCGAAGAGCGGGTGTTCTTTTCGGAGCGTGCCCGTCTGATAGCTGAAGATCGCGTCGATCTGGCGCGAAAAATTCGCTGGGTGTCCGAAGAAGATGGCGATGGCGCCGGATATGACATCTTGTCGTTCAATCGTACGGGCGGAGAACGGCTGCTAGAGGTCAAAACGACGACTGGTCACGAATTGACGCCATTCTATCTTTCGGAGAACGAGCGACAGGTATCCGTGGAGCGATCTGACGTTTTTAACCTGGTGCGCTTGTACGACTTTGCGCGGACACCGAAGGCCTTTGAGTTGAGACCACCGCTTGAGGAATCCGTCATGCTACGGCCAATCAATTACCGAGCATCGTTTACCTGA